A window of Chaetodon auriga isolate fChaAug3 chromosome 2, fChaAug3.hap1, whole genome shotgun sequence contains these coding sequences:
- the b9d2 gene encoding B9 domain-containing protein 2 → MAELHIIGQIVGGSGFPQNGLFCKWGVHTGGAWRLLSGLKEGQTQVDSPQIGDMAYWSHPIDLHYATKGLQGWPKLHVQVWHQDSFGRCQLYGYGYCHVPSSPGHHRISCVTWRPLGSWQEQLAQMFVGGGPQLRNPDLIYSGADRYRLHTEAMGTVELELGVIMRHFDKYGVEC, encoded by the coding sequence ATGGCAGAGCTGCATATTATCGGCCAGATCGTCGGGGGCAGTGGTTTCCCGCAAAACGGCTTGTTTTGCAAATGGGGAGTTCATACGGGAGGAGCATGGCGGCTCCTGTCTGGGCTGAAGGAGGGTCAGACCCAGGTGGATAGCCCCCAAATAGGAGACATGGCGTACTGGAGTCACCCGATTGATCTGCACTACGCGACTAAAGGACTGCAAGGCTGGCCAAAGCTTCATGTCCAAGTGTGGCACCAGGACTCTTTCGGACGCTGCCAGCTGTACGGTTACGGGTACTGCCACGTCCCCTCCAGCCCCGGACACCACCGGATAAGCTGTGTGACCTGGAGGCCGCTCGGCTCCTGGCAAGAGCAGCTGGCGCAAATGTTTGTCGGTGGAGGTCCCCAGCTCCGCAACCCGGACCTCATATACAGCGGGGCGGATAGATACAGACTGCACACCGAAGCCATGGGAACTGTGGAGCTGGAACTAGGCGTTATCATGAGACACTTCGACAAATATGGCGTCGAGTgttga